The stretch of DNA AATAAGGATTTATATGTATTTGATGGATTTGTTGGAGCGGATAGAAGATATACCCATTCAATAAGATTTATTAATGAACTTCCTGCACACAATTTATTTGTAAGACAATTATTTATAAGGCCAACTGAAGAGGAACTAAATAAATTTATTCCACAATTTACTGTTATTAGTGCACCTTATTTTAATGCAGTCCCAGAGATAGACAATACAAACTCAGAAGTTTTTATAATACTTGATTTTGTTAAAAGAATAGTTATCATCGGCGGAACACACTACTGCGGAGAAATGAAAAAATCAATTTTTACAGCAATGAACTATTTATTGCCTCAGTTAAATGTTCTACCTATGCACTGCTCTGCTAATGTAGGAAAAGATGGAGATGTAGCTCTATTCTTCGGATTATCTGGAACAGGAAAAACAACTCTTTCTGCAGATCCTAACAGGATGCTCATAGGTGATGACGAACACGGATGGTCAGAGGATGGAGTCTTTAATTTTGAAGGTGGATGCTATGCAAAGTGTATAAACTTATCCAGAGAAAAAGAACCGCAGATATACGACGCGATAAAATTTGGAACTGTCCTTGAAAATGTGGTTTTAGATGATAAAGGCAATCCAAACTATGATGATGATTCGTTAACTGAAAATACAAGAGCTGCCTATCCAATAGATTATATACCAAATGCAGTATTAAAAGGAGTTGGAGGACATCCAAAGACTATACTATTCTTAACGGCTGATGCATTTGGAGTGCTACCACCTATTTCAAAGCTTACAAAAGAACAAGCTATGTTCCACTTTATATCAGGGTATACAAGCAAGCTTGCTGGAACAGAAAGGGGAATCACTGAACCACAAGCAACATTTTCAAGTTGTTTTGGAGAACCGTTTATGCCTATGAACCCGGTTTTATACGCAAAAATGCTTGGAGAAAAGATTACTAAACATAACGTAAATGTTTACCTTGT from Caloramator mitchellensis encodes:
- the pckA gene encoding phosphoenolpyruvate carboxykinase (ATP), with protein sequence MSIKDFLQNVGISNTREIHHNLSAARLVEHALKRGEGQLTSTGALNIKTGKYTGRSPQDRFIVDYPEIHKSINWGKVNRPIDPEVFERIYARLTAYLQNKDLYVFDGFVGADRRYTHSIRFINELPAHNLFVRQLFIRPTEEELNKFIPQFTVISAPYFNAVPEIDNTNSEVFIILDFVKRIVIIGGTHYCGEMKKSIFTAMNYLLPQLNVLPMHCSANVGKDGDVALFFGLSGTGKTTLSADPNRMLIGDDEHGWSEDGVFNFEGGCYAKCINLSREKEPQIYDAIKFGTVLENVVLDDKGNPNYDDDSLTENTRAAYPIDYIPNAVLKGVGGHPKTILFLTADAFGVLPPISKLTKEQAMFHFISGYTSKLAGTERGITEPQATFSSCFGEPFMPMNPVLYAKMLGEKITKHNVNVYLVNTGWSGGPYGIGKRMNLKHTRAMVTAAISGDLENVKYIEHPIFKVLIPMECPNVPTDVLNPINTWSNKEDYNRYAKELANKFYENIKKFSGISDDILEAAPDLI